AGGCCTTCATAACCCCGATTGCCATTAAATCGTTTGCGGCGACAATGCCCTCCGGATGGTCGGGCCCTTGAAGCCACGCTTTTGCCATCGCATAACCGCCGCTTTCAGTATAATCGGACTCGGCGATAAAACGCGGCAGCAAGGGGAGCCCCGCTTGCAGCATGGCATCCCGATACCCGCAGAACCGCTCATGGCCGGTCTGCTCGCTCAGATTGCCGCCCATATAGGCGATGCAACGCAGGCCTTGACGGATCAGATGCTCCGTGCTTTGCTTGATCCCGTCATATGTGTCCACATACACATAATCGAAGCGGTCATTCCCTTCCGGCGAGACATATTTATTCGTGAGCACGACCGGTGCCTGCAGCGCATTGATGGCCCCGATATTCTCTTCACCGAAATGAAAAGACACCATGATCATGCCATCGGCCACATTTTCCCGCAGGGTTTGAATTGCCTTCATCTCCTCCTGGAGCCTATGCTTGGTGTAAAACAGAATCATCAGGTAATCATGCTCTTCCAGCACCTGATTGATTCCGTTGATCATATCGAAATAAAAAGGGTTGCATATATCGGGCACGGCAAAAATAATTTTGTTGGTTTGTCTCATTTTCAGCATCTTCGCTGCATGATCGGGCGCATAGTTCATTTCCTTCGCAGCCGCCAGAATTTTGCTCTTCGTCTTGGGACTGCAGTAACCTCTTCCCGACAAGGCTCTGGACACCGTAGAAGGGGATACGCCTACCCGTTCAGCAATCGTATAAATCGTATGTTTGTCCATCCTATCCTCCATTAACAACCATGGATACGCCATATGCTCCCGCAAAAGGGTCCATGGATTCACACTATCACCTTACCAGCAGGTAAGCAATAGCTCCTCCTTTATATAACCTCCCGCTCATCATTACCCGGAAGCTCTGGAAATGGCGCATGGGGCTCGGCCTGATACCAGAACGCCGTCGATGCAATATCGCTCTGCTGCGGAAGATACCTTCCTCCGGACCTCCAGCCAAGATCCTGAATGGTCACGCGAAGATCGCTTTGAAAACGGATTGGATCCATGACATGCCATCGATACATGCCAAAGCGCTGCTGACTTCGATACAACCCGTCCGGCTTCAGCACTTGGTGCATCCCCAAATATGGCGTCGAGTAGGTTCGGTAGGTACCAATCGGCTGCTCCCAATTCCAGGCCCCGCCAAAATAATCTTCCGTTCCCGTACCGCATATGGTCGGATAATCCTGATCCCCGTCCATATAGAACTTGATCTCGCCTTCACCCCACCAGCCGTTATTGTTCACCTGCCAGGCGAGGTAAGTCCCTACATAGTGCCCGTGTCCAGTCACCCCATCCAGAATGGTATAAACTTCTTTATATGGAACGGGATTCGTTCTCCGCCACTGCGCGTGAAAATATGCCTCATCTTCCGGGATGTCCGTCAGCGTATAGTCAATTTGATAGTAAAGGACTGCCTTTTCCGGCGCACGGTTCTCCATCGTCAATCGGGCATGCTTGCGGAAGGGCATCTGCCAGTAGCTGTTCATGCCGCCGGCCGGATTCACGGCAACCGGAATTGAATTGACATCGCTGCGCTCGCCCCATCCGTTACAGAACAAATCACCGACGGGCACCTCAACCGAAGGTTCCTGCTCATCGTCCCAATACATGCGGATAATCAGATTGCGCCACAGCGTCGGATGGCACGTAAGCCAGATATGTTGAATCGCCCCGGGACCCTGAATGTCACCCATCGTAAACGTTTCGCCCGGTAAAATCTCCACGGAAGGAGAGACCTTCCAGCCCACGCCCAAGTCCCTGGAAGCCGCTGCGCCCGTGCCGTCGGTAGCCATTCCGCCCTTTCCTTTTTCGCCGGTAAAATTCTCCGCGCTGATGGATCTCGTCTGCGCATTGGACAGCCGGGATAAATTTCCGAGGTGCATATTAAGTCCATTAAAGTTCATCATCTGTTATCGCTCCTTTTAGTATGTGATATCGTATCCGTACCGCTCTTTCAACGTTTGACCCAGACGGTCCTTAATCCGCAGGTAAGCCTCAGCTGCCGCACCGTTCCCCCAATCGAAGATGGTGAATGTCCCCATGCCTCGCCCCTCCTCGTCCACAACACCATCATGACCGTAATTCTCCATCATGAAGCCGTAATCCTTCTCGTTAAAGAAAGGATACGCCCGCTCCCACTGCTCTTTTGTTTTTTCGTTTTCGGGACAATACATCATGACGAACGAGGCCTGCAAAGCGGCTAACCCGCGCTCAATATATTCTTTTCGGTCCAACTCCACGCCATATTGCAGAATCAGCTCAGCAAACAGGCTTTGCCGGGCATCATTCCATTCCCCGTCGCAGTTCATGACGCCGAATCCGCCCACTACGTCGACGTACAGATAGGGCGGCTGCCAGGAAGCCTGCGTCATCAGCATTTCATCCAGCACACGTTGGCCAACGATCATATATCGTTTGTCACCGTTTGTTTTATACATATGGTATAACGCTTCCGCCGTCCAAAACATGGAGAAATTACATTGCTTGAACATGTTATTCCTAGCCACTTTGTTGCCTGGAAGCTCATCGCGCCCATAACCGCAGCAGGACCAATACGTCTCGAAATCCTCCCACCTGCCGGTCGGCACGATCTCCTGGATAACAACCTTAAGCGCCTGCTCTGCCGCTTCCATGTATTTGGAATCCGGGCGCAATTGGTGCAGCTTAAGCAAAAACGTGACGGAGAGCGACGTTTCCGGGGACTCCCGAAGGATATCCAGCGGTGCTAACGTATCCTGATCCAGCCAGGCTGGAAAATATCCCTTCCCGTCCTGGAGGGCCACGAGCGCATCCGCATAGCGCGCGGCATATTCCAACAGCCTTGGATCCGGCTCGAGCTCATCATGCCATCGAAGCATGAGCAGCGCCGTCCAGCTCATATCCAGCACATGATAAGGCGCTGCAGCGATCGCCCCCCAAGGATCGACCGGGTTGCGATTGGAATTTCCCCAGAAGGCTAACGCCCAGCTCCCGGACCGATTGACCTGCTGTCCATCTACCATCACCCGCTTCATCTCCGTCGCGATGACGGCGGGAAAGAACCCGCCTCGCTGCGGGGCCGCCAGCGCAAGCTCCTTCATAAGCATTGCCTTGCGAACCAGCTCCGGATCGTTCTGTTCCTTACCGTATCGGTAGATGCCTTGAGCCGAGCGAAGGGAGCTGAACCAGGCCTGATTCCAGATCGATCGGCTCTCCCTTTCGTTGGGCACGCCCGGATAATTCGGACTTTGACTCACATCGGCAATGAATACCGGTGCCCCTATGTTCCGTCCGTCCCATTCGAATTCCTGCCATACCGTGTCTTTCCAATGCCGAAAAGCCCATTCATAAGCATGCTTTACATAGCTATCTAGGCGGACCTCCCCATCGATCGATTGACTGAACTGGGCATGGCCCCATCGATCCCATAAAAACTGCAGCAACGGTCGCCAGGGGTTCAATCCGGCCTGATCATGATCCGCCATTTTCAAATAAAAACCGAAGCGTATCGTTCCTGAAGAATATGAAGCCCCATTCACCTTCTCAAACAGCACATGCTCGCTTACCCGAGTTCGGCTCATTCCCAAGACAAGCAGGTTATTAGGGGCATCCAGGTCCATGTACCAACGAGCGTCTGCATCCTTCGTGATCAGATCCAGATCCGGTATGAGCATGAGCGTCCTTGTATCGTCATGAACGATGAGCGCGGGCGAACGAAAGCAATGCTGGTCCATCACATGACGGGAAGTCGGCGTTAAATGAGGCGCCCAGTGAAAATGAGGCAGGAATGCCGGCTCCAAACGCATCTGCCAGTCATCCTGTTGAATCGTCTGCTCCAGCTCGAATGTCAGCACGCAGTGGATCGTCTCTTCATCCAGCTGATACAGACTTACCTCTGGCGCCGTTTGCCCGATATCGTCGTAAACCCATTGCTTCACAAAAGAATCCGGTAATCGTTTCATGGATGTCTCCCTTCTCCCCGTTATCCGACTATTTGGTTTACCGTCAAATCTTATCACGCCAAAATTCATCCATTATCTATATTCTCGAGTTCAAGGCTAGGTCAACTCCAGCATCGCGATGCTTCGGGCTGGAAGCGAGAGCAAGCGCCGATCATCTTGCTGCGGATCGCAATCTACGGTCTGCTCTCCCGTAAGCATGTACAGCCGCCCGCTCACTGCCGTTTTCCCGTAGTCTTCCGGTCGTAGATCTATACGTATCGTTTGCTCCGCTTCGCTCACATTCGCAAAGAACAAGCCAACATCGCCTTGCTCATTCTGCCATGCCGCATGGATAACGGAATCGGTCAGCAATACTCCTGCATTGTTATATTCCGGCGTTTCCTTGCCATGGTTATAGTGAAACCATTTCATAGAAGCCTGCGGGCTGTCGAAGGAGAGGGGCCGAAGCATGGTCCCATACGACCAGTACGTCTTCGCCGCTCCGGTCCGAAGCCGTGCATACAGCGCCAAATACTCGGCCCGCTTCGTCGAAAAGGCATACCCGCGAGGATCAAACGGGTAGTAATGCTCCTCCGCCGTATTTTCGATCCCGTCCAGCGCCTCCATCGGACTGTATTCGTAATTCAATTCGTATACACCGCCCCAGAGATACGTGCGTGCCACCGTAAAATAGTACAGCTCCCCAATTTCCTCTGTCAGCTTGCCCCAGCCGTCCAATCTCAGCGCTCCGTACTCATGATACACGTATGTGAACATCGGGATCTGGCGGGCATCGCCTGACTTAAGCAGCTCCCGGATCGGCCAGCCTTCAAGCGGCGCTGCGGGCTGCCCTCCGGCCCGCGCCTGATAGTAGTCGATCAGATCGAGCATCGTCTCATTGATCATCTCGGTGCCCATAGGGATGTAACGTTCCGCGATTTCGCACATGGCCGCCTTCGTATCCGCATAGTTCCGCCGGTAGGCCTCCTCGATGATCCTGCCTGCTCCCACCGGATGACCATGGTTTTCATCCATGCAGATCTTTAAAATGTTGTTGGCGGAGATATCATAGTAAATCGCATCGATATCGTCGCTTCGCTGCAGCGCCGCATCCCGTTTCACATGAAAATCATGGGTATACGGATGTGCCGGACAGAGGAACGGGAAGCGGTAGGCATCCACGCTTTTTTTCAACTCGGGAAATTTCTGCTCGGCTTCCTTGCCAAGCTCTCCGTCGGCTCCGTCAAAATGATACAGGTAATCGAACTCGAACGGGGCGAAGCGATGGCCCAGCTTTCGAATCAGAGCGATGTTCTCCGGGTTGAACCGGGTCGGGAACCAATCGTCATATCCTCCCG
This Paenibacillus sp. JZ16 DNA region includes the following protein-coding sequences:
- a CDS encoding DUF6259 domain-containing protein, which produces MIIIENGHIRVEISEHNGTIQAVRDRLKGIDYIVDSGRGRTDPFRLETDAGFSSSFQKFEWSRERAASGHNQVRLCWHTQEGMIVTSSVTLTAEENGIEFKCGVDNHSEDRVLSLEYPIVPNMATITEDGEEDYIAHPFATGFEVNNPMKVFETDGIGFRFMPYPESFSGATMQFFTYYGKGRGGLYFAALDGEGHPKWLNFYKNGNGMLEASVIHGCSDMGPGKGIRPHYPVQVSLLSGGGWYEAADRYKSWAVRQKWCSRGKLSGRAAKEGSQWLHEDMGAATFGINAGSDRTAWIQKYHDSIGTPMFHILGPDWTHRPQTFGSGVPGGYDDWFPTRFNPENIALIRKLGHRFAPFEFDYLYHFDGADGELGKEAEQKFPELKKSVDAYRFPFLCPAHPYTHDFHVKRDAALQRSDDIDAIYYDISANNILKICMDENHGHPVGAGRIIEEAYRRNYADTKAAMCEIAERYIPMGTEMINETMLDLIDYYQARAGGQPAAPLEGWPIRELLKSGDARQIPMFTYVYHEYGALRLDGWGKLTEEIGELYYFTVARTYLWGGVYELNYEYSPMEALDGIENTAEEHYYPFDPRGYAFSTKRAEYLALYARLRTGAAKTYWSYGTMLRPLSFDSPQASMKWFHYNHGKETPEYNNAGVLLTDSVIHAAWQNEQGDVGLFFANVSEAEQTIRIDLRPEDYGKTAVSGRLYMLTGEQTVDCDPQQDDRRLLSLPARSIAMLELT
- a CDS encoding LacI family DNA-binding transcriptional regulator gives rise to the protein MDKHTIYTIAERVGVSPSTVSRALSGRGYCSPKTKSKILAAAKEMNYAPDHAAKMLKMRQTNKIIFAVPDICNPFYFDMINGINQVLEEHDYLMILFYTKHRLQEEMKAIQTLRENVADGMIMVSFHFGEENIGAINALQAPVVLTNKYVSPEGNDRFDYVYVDTYDGIKQSTEHLIRQGLRCIAYMGGNLSEQTGHERFCGYRDAMLQAGLPLLPRFIAESDYTESGGYAMAKAWLQGPDHPEGIVAANDLMAIGVMKACEEAGLRIPHDVAVVGMDNLDLASRVYPKLTSVALQQEEIGRKAAQILMDRMLGIPREERAVKLMPQIVVRDSSVRI
- a CDS encoding glycoside hydrolase family 172 protein, giving the protein MMNFNGLNMHLGNLSRLSNAQTRSISAENFTGEKGKGGMATDGTGAAASRDLGVGWKVSPSVEILPGETFTMGDIQGPGAIQHIWLTCHPTLWRNLIIRMYWDDEQEPSVEVPVGDLFCNGWGERSDVNSIPVAVNPAGGMNSYWQMPFRKHARLTMENRAPEKAVLYYQIDYTLTDIPEDEAYFHAQWRRTNPVPYKEVYTILDGVTGHGHYVGTYLAWQVNNNGWWGEGEIKFYMDGDQDYPTICGTGTEDYFGGAWNWEQPIGTYRTYSTPYLGMHQVLKPDGLYRSQQRFGMYRWHVMDPIRFQSDLRVTIQDLGWRSGGRYLPQQSDIASTAFWYQAEPHAPFPELPGNDEREVI